A genomic window from Aestuariirhabdus litorea includes:
- a CDS encoding dehydrogenase E1 component subunit alpha/beta, translated as MQNRAVVVEDNLRRALASGELPRPDNYLSLADVGLSPAQLVDLFESQLMSRLLDIHSRVLQSRGESFYTIGSSGHEGNAAVAAALRHTDMAFLHYRSGAFLVQRSKQLPGQTPLYDMLLSFAASSEDPISGGRHKVLGSKPLFVPPQTSTIASHLPKAVGAAFSIPLGERLGVATEMPHDSLVICNFGDASANHSTAQGAINAAAWTAYQGSPLPLIFLCEDNGIGISTPTPSGWIRAAFSQRPGLHYRYCDGLDLFDTYRTAREAARIARTRREPVFLHMRTVRLMGHAGSDAEIAYRSKAQIEANEALDPLLFSAARIVEAGLMRADQLLDLYDGLKGRIEQVAERAIRRPKLTTPEQVIASLAPERPAQPPLPVLPEAQREALFQRDRTLMAKPQPMGKLINWTLAELMAQRDNIVVCGEDVGAKGGVYHVTSGLLQKFGPARVINTLLDEQSILGLAIGMAHNGFLPIPEIQFLAYVHNAEDQIRGEAATLPFFSNGQYSNPMVIRIAGLGYQKGFGGHFHNDNSLAVFRDIPGLVIACPSNGADAMAMMRSAVAFAAEQQRVVVFIEPIALYMTRDLHEEGDGLWSHPYRSPAESRPIAVGEFGVHGEGTDLCILTYGNGAYLSRQAEKTLREQGVDLRIIDLRWLAPLDEAALAAAIEPCAHLLVVDECRRTGSISEALVTLVQERLAHPPAIARLTGNDCFIPLAGAATSGLPSARGIVDAALELLAQGKRSHTLEATE; from the coding sequence ATGCAAAATCGTGCGGTGGTGGTGGAGGATAACCTCAGGCGGGCGCTGGCCAGTGGCGAGCTGCCGCGCCCGGACAACTACCTCAGCCTGGCGGACGTGGGACTCAGCCCTGCCCAGCTGGTGGATCTGTTCGAAAGCCAGCTGATGAGCCGATTGCTGGATATTCACTCGCGGGTGTTACAGTCCCGTGGGGAGAGTTTCTACACCATCGGCAGCTCCGGGCATGAGGGCAACGCCGCGGTGGCCGCTGCGCTGCGCCACACCGACATGGCCTTTCTGCACTACCGCAGCGGTGCCTTCCTGGTGCAGCGCAGCAAGCAGCTGCCGGGGCAGACCCCGCTCTACGACATGCTGCTCTCCTTCGCCGCCTCCAGCGAGGACCCGATCTCCGGCGGGCGTCACAAGGTGCTGGGGAGCAAGCCGCTGTTTGTGCCGCCCCAGACCAGCACCATCGCCTCCCATCTGCCCAAGGCGGTGGGGGCCGCTTTCAGCATCCCCCTCGGGGAGCGGCTGGGGGTGGCCACCGAGATGCCCCATGACAGCCTGGTGATCTGCAACTTCGGCGATGCCTCGGCCAACCACTCCACCGCCCAGGGGGCGATCAACGCCGCCGCCTGGACCGCCTACCAGGGCTCGCCCCTGCCACTGATCTTCCTCTGTGAGGATAACGGCATCGGCATCTCCACCCCCACCCCCAGCGGCTGGATTCGCGCCGCCTTCAGCCAGCGCCCCGGTCTCCACTACCGCTATTGCGATGGCCTCGACCTGTTCGATACCTACCGCACCGCACGGGAGGCGGCGCGCATCGCCCGCACCCGCCGCGAGCCGGTGTTCCTGCACATGCGCACCGTGCGCCTGATGGGCCACGCCGGCTCCGACGCCGAGATCGCCTACCGATCAAAGGCCCAGATCGAGGCCAACGAAGCCCTTGACCCGCTGCTGTTCAGCGCCGCTCGCATCGTCGAGGCGGGGCTGATGCGCGCGGACCAGCTGCTGGATCTCTACGACGGTCTCAAGGGGCGCATCGAGCAGGTGGCCGAGCGCGCCATCCGCCGCCCCAAACTGACCACCCCGGAGCAGGTGATCGCCTCCCTGGCGCCCGAGCGGCCCGCACAGCCGCCCCTGCCGGTCCTGCCCGAGGCGCAGCGGGAGGCGCTGTTCCAGCGCGACCGCACCCTGATGGCCAAGCCGCAGCCGATGGGCAAACTGATCAACTGGACCCTGGCCGAGCTGATGGCGCAGCGCGACAACATCGTGGTGTGCGGTGAGGATGTGGGGGCCAAGGGGGGGGTCTACCACGTCACCAGCGGCCTGTTGCAGAAGTTTGGCCCGGCGCGGGTGATCAACACCCTGCTGGATGAGCAGAGCATCCTCGGGCTGGCCATCGGCATGGCCCACAACGGCTTCCTGCCGATCCCCGAGATCCAGTTCCTCGCTTACGTCCACAACGCCGAGGACCAGATCCGTGGCGAAGCGGCGACCCTGCCCTTCTTCTCCAACGGCCAGTACAGCAACCCTATGGTGATCCGTATCGCCGGCCTCGGCTACCAGAAGGGGTTCGGTGGTCACTTTCACAACGACAACTCACTGGCCGTGTTCCGCGATATCCCCGGGTTAGTGATCGCTTGCCCCTCCAACGGTGCCGATGCCATGGCAATGATGCGCAGCGCCGTTGCCTTCGCCGCCGAGCAGCAGCGGGTGGTGGTCTTTATCGAGCCCATCGCCCTCTACATGACCCGCGATCTGCACGAGGAGGGGGATGGCCTCTGGAGTCACCCCTACCGCAGCCCCGCGGAGAGCCGCCCCATTGCGGTGGGGGAGTTCGGCGTCCATGGCGAGGGCACCGACCTCTGCATCCTCACCTACGGCAACGGTGCCTACTTGTCGCGGCAGGCGGAGAAAACCCTGCGCGAGCAGGGTGTGGATCTGCGCATCATCGACCTGCGCTGGCTGGCACCGCTGGATGAGGCCGCCCTGGCCGCCGCCATCGAGCCTTGCGCCCACCTGCTGGTGGTGGATGAGTGCCGCCGTACCGGCTCCATCAGCGAAGCCCTGGTCACCCTGGTGCAGGAGCGGCTGGCCCATCCGCCGGCGATCGCACGGCTGACCGGCAACGACTGTTTTATCCCCCTCGCCGGGGCCGCCACCAGCGGCCTGCCCAGCGCCCGGGGCATTGTCGATGCGGCCCTCGAGCTGCTCGCACAAGGTAAGCGTTCACACACCCTGGAGGCAACAGAATGA
- a CDS encoding YheT family hydrolase encodes MPSPISELAPFTPSRPFTNGHVQTLMASLPLRRPLERHRARALLASSQAMIFNCGDGVRLHGEYSPQPVPSGELVVLIHGWEGCSDSLYLLSAASYLYRQGFDVLRLHLRDHGPSHHLNRELFNSSRDAEVAGAMHDIHSCLRPERLMLAGFSLGGNFALRVGLRAEEYDIPLERVAAVCPVISPPSTMDSLEQGWSLYHNYFVRKWKRSLATKLEHFPELGYRDALLKMRSLREMTDYFVIHHTDFEDTERYLESYAITGQRLAGLKRPALLLAAEDDPVILAENLDQLADNPLLEVRLTRHGGHCGYIKNWSLHSWANEALHAFLTRPLAGAV; translated from the coding sequence ATGCCCTCACCGATCTCCGAGCTCGCCCCCTTCACCCCCTCGCGCCCCTTTACCAACGGCCACGTGCAGACCCTGATGGCCAGCCTGCCCCTGCGGCGGCCGCTGGAGCGGCACCGGGCACGGGCCCTGCTGGCCAGCAGCCAGGCGATGATCTTCAACTGCGGCGACGGGGTACGCCTGCATGGGGAGTACAGCCCGCAGCCGGTGCCCAGTGGCGAGCTGGTGGTGCTGATCCACGGCTGGGAGGGGTGCAGCGACTCCCTCTATCTGCTGTCGGCGGCCAGCTACCTCTACCGCCAGGGTTTTGATGTGCTGCGCCTGCACCTGCGGGACCACGGCCCCAGCCACCACCTCAACCGGGAGCTGTTCAACTCCTCCCGCGACGCCGAGGTGGCGGGGGCGATGCACGATATCCACAGCTGCCTGAGGCCCGAGCGGCTGATGCTGGCGGGGTTCTCCCTCGGCGGCAACTTTGCCCTCAGGGTCGGCCTCCGCGCCGAGGAGTACGACATCCCGCTGGAGCGGGTGGCGGCGGTGTGCCCGGTGATCTCCCCCCCCTCCACCATGGACTCGCTGGAGCAGGGTTGGTCCCTCTATCACAACTACTTTGTACGCAAATGGAAGCGCTCGCTGGCCACCAAGCTGGAGCACTTCCCGGAACTGGGCTACCGCGATGCGCTGCTGAAGATGCGCTCGCTGCGGGAGATGACCGACTACTTCGTCATCCACCACACCGATTTCGAGGATACCGAACGTTACCTGGAGAGTTATGCCATCACCGGCCAGCGGCTGGCGGGCCTCAAACGGCCGGCCCTGCTGCTGGCGGCGGAGGACGATCCGGTGATCCTGGCCGAGAATCTCGACCAGCTGGCGGATAACCCGCTGCTGGAGGTGAGGCTGACCCGCCACGGTGGCCACTGCGGCTACATCAAGAACTGGTCGCTCCACAGCTGGGCCAACGAGGCGCTCCACGCGTTCCTCACCCGTCCGCTCGCCGGGGCGGTCTAG
- a CDS encoding phnA protein, whose translation MAKGLDKHRARQELLSALGKDLARRARSCCELCEASGVKLVTFEVEPVPLEPEFERCLLLCETCREQLANPKRVQPDHWRCLGRAVWSTEPVVQVAAVRMARQLAARHDWAQELLDPLFLEPEVEAWIDHP comes from the coding sequence ATGGCCAAAGGCTTGGATAAACACCGTGCGCGGCAGGAGTTACTGTCCGCGCTGGGCAAGGACCTGGCGCGCCGTGCGCGCTCCTGTTGCGAGCTGTGCGAGGCCTCCGGGGTCAAGCTGGTGACCTTTGAGGTGGAGCCGGTACCGCTCGAACCGGAGTTCGAGCGCTGCCTGCTGCTGTGCGAAACCTGCCGCGAGCAGTTAGCTAACCCCAAGCGGGTGCAGCCGGACCACTGGCGCTGCCTGGGCAGGGCGGTGTGGAGCACGGAACCGGTGGTGCAGGTGGCGGCGGTGCGCATGGCGCGCCAGCTGGCGGCCCGCCACGACTGGGCGCAGGAGCTGCTCGACCCCCTCTTCCTGGAGCCGGAGGTGGAAGCCTGGATCGATCACCCCTAG
- a CDS encoding VanZ family protein, with amino-acid sequence MKGLFYLSVLLITYGSLYPFNFSGSEEHQLWSELMQGWNGRSHMGDILGNVILFIPYGYFAMFSIHRKRLLKVVISGLLLALVLQLCQVYLPSRDANIRDVLWNLIGTAVGIAGARIPLLRADRLLRRYPQLEVFPLLVAASWFGYRLMPFVPSIDWQQIKNSLKPLLLQPQVSATGILHDTVAWLVVALIWSQFKPARWPELLLWMAVPLVFALEVLVIYNSLNLSNVVGALLAAALWIGWLQRDRERTRWLLLMLLAMLVINALAPFELRSQPTEFHWVPFYGFLGGAMMLNTAVIFEKFFLFGAALWLLLQLGVRLPVATLVMVVICLAVEAAQLLFDHHLAEITDPLLVILIALLYRSLQQLRERQRPPATTP; translated from the coding sequence TTGAAGGGTCTCTTCTACCTCAGCGTCCTGCTGATCACCTACGGCTCTCTCTACCCCTTCAACTTTTCCGGATCGGAGGAGCACCAGCTGTGGTCGGAGTTGATGCAGGGCTGGAACGGACGCAGCCACATGGGGGATATCCTCGGCAACGTCATCCTCTTTATCCCCTACGGCTACTTCGCCATGTTCAGCATCCATCGCAAGCGGCTGCTGAAGGTGGTGATCAGCGGCCTGCTGCTGGCGCTGGTGCTGCAGCTGTGCCAGGTCTACCTGCCGAGCCGCGACGCCAATATCCGCGATGTGCTGTGGAACCTGATCGGCACCGCCGTGGGCATCGCCGGCGCCCGTATCCCGCTGCTGCGGGCCGACCGCCTGCTGCGGCGCTACCCCCAGCTGGAGGTGTTTCCCCTGCTGGTGGCCGCCAGCTGGTTCGGCTACCGGCTGATGCCCTTTGTCCCCTCCATCGACTGGCAACAGATCAAGAACAGCCTCAAGCCCCTGCTACTGCAGCCGCAGGTGTCCGCCACCGGCATCCTCCACGACACCGTGGCCTGGCTGGTGGTGGCGCTGATCTGGAGCCAGTTCAAACCCGCGCGCTGGCCCGAGCTGCTGCTGTGGATGGCAGTGCCGCTGGTGTTCGCGCTGGAGGTGCTGGTGATCTACAACAGTCTCAACCTCTCCAATGTGGTGGGGGCGCTGCTGGCCGCCGCCCTCTGGATCGGCTGGCTGCAGCGTGACCGCGAACGCACCCGCTGGCTGCTGCTGATGCTGCTGGCGATGCTGGTGATCAACGCCCTGGCCCCCTTCGAGCTGCGCAGCCAGCCGACCGAGTTCCACTGGGTCCCCTTCTACGGCTTTTTGGGAGGGGCGATGATGCTCAACACAGCGGTGATCTTCGAGAAGTTCTTCCTCTTTGGCGCCGCCCTCTGGCTGCTGCTGCAGCTTGGGGTGCGGCTGCCGGTGGCCACCTTGGTGATGGTGGTGATCTGCCTGGCGGTGGAGGCGGCGCAGCTGCTGTTCGACCACCACCTGGCGGAGATCACCGACCCCCTGCTGGTGATCCTCATCGCCCTCCTCTACCGCAGCCTGCAGCAGCTGCGGGAGCGCCAGCGGCCCCCTGCAACCACCCCCTAA
- a CDS encoding ACP S-malonyltransferase produces MKERVVVVCPGRGTYNKEELGYLKRLHGDQGALIEGIDRYRAGVGQSSIAGLDAMARYSLKLHSSGENASALIYACAYADFLAIDRERYEVVAVTGNSMGWYIALACAGALAPDNAIRLINTMGSMMTDGLIGGQLLYPLVDEQWQADGALKDTLERAVAEVQAEPGCELYTSIELGGYRVLGGNESALKRLEQRLPVVQDRFPMRLYNHAAFHTPLLEAVSERARLQLPASLFEAPALPLVDGRGALWQPYSTDPVALHDYTLGHQVVAPYDFSRAIEVAVKEFAPDRLLITGPGTTLGGSVAQVLAKLGWEGITRKADFVARQQTDPYLLAMGHEEQRKRVLA; encoded by the coding sequence ATGAAAGAACGTGTCGTCGTCGTCTGCCCGGGCCGGGGGACCTACAACAAGGAGGAGCTGGGCTACCTCAAGCGCCTGCATGGCGACCAGGGGGCCCTTATCGAGGGGATCGACCGCTACCGCGCCGGCGTCGGCCAGAGCTCGATCGCCGGGCTCGACGCCATGGCCCGCTACTCCCTCAAACTGCACAGCTCGGGGGAGAACGCCTCGGCCCTGATCTACGCCTGCGCCTACGCCGACTTCCTCGCCATCGACCGCGAGCGTTATGAGGTGGTGGCGGTGACCGGCAACTCCATGGGCTGGTACATTGCGCTGGCCTGCGCCGGGGCCCTGGCCCCGGACAACGCCATCCGCCTGATCAACACCATGGGCTCGATGATGACCGACGGCCTGATCGGCGGCCAGCTGCTCTACCCGCTGGTGGATGAGCAGTGGCAGGCCGACGGGGCCCTCAAGGATACCCTGGAGCGGGCGGTGGCGGAGGTGCAGGCCGAGCCCGGTTGCGAGCTCTACACCTCGATCGAGTTGGGCGGTTACCGGGTACTGGGGGGCAACGAGTCGGCGCTGAAGCGGCTGGAGCAGCGGCTGCCGGTGGTGCAGGATCGCTTCCCGATGCGCCTCTACAACCATGCCGCCTTCCACACACCGCTGCTGGAGGCGGTGTCGGAGCGCGCCCGCTTGCAGCTGCCGGCGAGCCTGTTTGAGGCGCCGGCGCTGCCCCTGGTCGATGGCCGCGGTGCCCTCTGGCAGCCCTACAGCACCGACCCGGTCGCGCTCCACGACTACACGCTGGGGCACCAGGTGGTGGCCCCCTACGACTTCAGCCGCGCCATCGAGGTGGCGGTGAAGGAGTTTGCCCCCGACCGCCTGCTCATCACCGGCCCCGGCACCACCCTCGGCGGCAGCGTTGCCCAGGTGCTGGCGAAGCTCGGCTGGGAGGGGATTACCCGCAAGGCGGACTTTGTCGCCCGCCAGCAGACTGACCCCTACCTGTTGGCCATGGGACATGAAGAGCAGCGTAAGCGAGTGCTCGCTTAG
- a CDS encoding acyl-CoA dehydrogenase — MNSRPAFNWIDPLELNSLLSEEERMVRDSAHDYAQDKLMSRVKQANREEHFHREIMNELGALGLLGATLPEAYGCAGVNYVSYGLVAREIERVDSGYRSAMSVQSSLVMHPIHAYGSEEQRRKYLPKLASGEWVGCFGLTEPDVGSDPGGMKTRAEKVADGYRLKGAKMWITNSPIADVMVVWAKLDGEIRGFILERGMAGLSTPKIEGKFSLRASITGEIVMEDVLVPEENLLPNVSGLKGPFGCLNKARYGIAWGALGAAEFCWHAARQYCLDRIQFNRPLAANQLIQKKLADMQTEISLGLLGCLQAGRLMDANQLAPEAISLIKRNSCGKALDIARVARDMHGGNGISDEYHVIRHVMNLEAVNTYEGTHDIHALILGRAQTGLQAFG; from the coding sequence ATGAACAGCCGTCCCGCCTTTAACTGGATTGATCCCCTCGAGCTCAACAGCCTGCTCAGCGAAGAGGAGCGCATGGTCCGCGACAGCGCCCACGACTACGCCCAGGACAAGCTGATGTCGCGGGTGAAGCAGGCCAACCGCGAGGAGCACTTTCACCGTGAGATCATGAACGAGCTGGGAGCGCTGGGGTTGCTCGGCGCTACCCTGCCAGAGGCGTATGGTTGTGCCGGTGTCAACTACGTCAGCTACGGGCTGGTGGCGCGGGAGATCGAACGGGTGGACAGCGGTTACCGCTCGGCCATGAGTGTGCAGTCATCCCTGGTGATGCACCCGATCCACGCCTACGGCAGCGAAGAGCAGCGCCGCAAGTACCTGCCCAAACTGGCCAGTGGTGAGTGGGTGGGCTGCTTCGGCCTTACCGAACCCGATGTGGGCAGCGACCCCGGTGGCATGAAGACCCGCGCCGAAAAGGTGGCCGACGGCTATCGGCTCAAGGGGGCCAAGATGTGGATCACCAACTCCCCCATCGCCGATGTGATGGTGGTGTGGGCCAAGCTCGACGGCGAGATCCGCGGCTTTATCCTCGAGCGCGGCATGGCCGGCCTCAGCACCCCCAAGATCGAGGGCAAGTTCAGCCTGCGCGCTTCCATCACCGGCGAGATTGTGATGGAGGATGTGCTGGTGCCCGAGGAGAACCTGCTGCCCAACGTCAGCGGCCTCAAGGGTCCCTTCGGCTGTCTCAACAAGGCCCGCTACGGCATCGCCTGGGGCGCCCTGGGAGCCGCCGAGTTCTGCTGGCATGCTGCGCGCCAGTACTGCCTCGACCGGATCCAGTTCAACCGCCCGCTGGCGGCCAACCAGCTGATCCAGAAGAAGCTGGCGGACATGCAAACCGAGATCAGCCTTGGTCTGCTCGGCTGCCTGCAGGCGGGGCGCCTGATGGACGCCAACCAGCTGGCCCCCGAGGCGATCTCCCTGATCAAGCGCAACTCCTGCGGCAAGGCACTGGATATCGCCCGCGTCGCGCGGGATATGCACGGCGGTAATGGCATCTCCGACGAGTACCATGTGATCCGCCACGTGATGAACCTGGAGGCGGTCAACACCTACGAGGGAACCCACGACATTCACGCCCTCATCCTGGGGCGTGCCCAGACCGGCCTTCAGGCCTTCGGCTGA
- a CDS encoding LysR family transcriptional regulator, giving the protein MDLRALRYFVAVYECGSISAAARRCFIAQPSISAAIAQLEATLNSPLFSRHAKGVQPTEAGERLYPLANRLLGDAQAIVSLFNQQRERLPFRLGLIRSLGAERVSQLLKDLSNCVEGLELTLVQPEEPCDARIISSAYLQSGEVFQPLWRDRYLLALPAGHPLSLKTELHLTDFEGIDFIHRSPCEAVSVLDGTLSRLGIRLKIRARIQTVEYALGLVGAGVGAALVPEIPQLLQRDDLVLKEIGDIDLGRTIGLAWDKQADPNDATRAIIDICQQRWRERSG; this is encoded by the coding sequence ATGGATCTACGTGCCCTTCGCTACTTCGTTGCGGTCTACGAGTGCGGCAGCATCAGCGCCGCCGCCCGCCGCTGTTTTATCGCCCAGCCCTCCATCTCGGCCGCCATCGCCCAGCTGGAGGCGACCCTCAACAGCCCCCTCTTCTCCCGCCACGCCAAGGGGGTGCAGCCCACCGAGGCGGGGGAGCGACTCTACCCCCTGGCCAACCGCCTGTTGGGGGATGCCCAGGCGATCGTCAGCCTCTTCAACCAGCAGCGTGAGCGGCTGCCCTTTCGCCTCGGCCTGATCCGCTCCCTGGGGGCCGAGCGGGTCAGCCAGCTGCTCAAGGACCTGAGTAACTGCGTCGAGGGGCTGGAACTGACCCTGGTGCAACCGGAGGAGCCCTGCGATGCCCGCATCATCAGCAGCGCCTACCTGCAGAGCGGTGAGGTGTTCCAGCCCCTGTGGCGCGATCGCTACCTGCTGGCGCTGCCCGCCGGGCATCCATTGAGCCTCAAAACCGAACTCCACCTCACCGATTTCGAAGGCATCGACTTCATCCACCGCTCCCCCTGCGAGGCGGTGAGCGTGCTCGACGGCACCCTCTCGCGCCTCGGTATCCGCCTCAAGATCCGCGCCCGCATCCAGACCGTGGAGTATGCCCTGGGGCTGGTGGGGGCCGGCGTGGGCGCGGCGCTGGTGCCGGAGATTCCGCAGCTGCTGCAACGCGACGACCTGGTACTCAAGGAGATCGGCGATATCGACCTGGGGCGTACCATTGGCCTGGCCTGGGACAAGCAGGCGGACCCCAACGACGCCACCCGGGCGATTATCGATATCTGCCAGCAGCGCTGGCGCGAGCGCTCGGGCTGA
- a CDS encoding CaiB/BaiF CoA transferase family protein, with the protein MSESQVPGPKPLAGVRVLELGQLLAGPFAATLLGYFGAEVIKVEPPGSGDPLRKWRVLDEGTSLWWRSLARNKKCITLDLKSERGRELVRQLILESDVLIENFRPGTMEQWGLGPEQFEQRHPELIYTRISGYGQDGPMAAKPGFASVCEGFSGFRYVNGFPDQAPVRPNLSLGDSLAGLHAAFGILLALLQRRQPGGSGQVVDVALYEAMFNMMEGVIPEFSGAGVVREPSGTTVTGIVPTNTYRCGDGKYVVIGGNGDSIFQRLMEAVGQPQLAKDPRLADNAGRVRHEQEIDAVLSAWTGAHSSQQVLAVLEEARVPSGPIYNVEDMMADPQYQARGLFESVEINGKPLKIPALVPRLASTPGETRWPGPELGSHNQEVLGELLGLDAEALAALAAERVI; encoded by the coding sequence ATGAGTGAGTCACAGGTGCCGGGTCCCAAGCCGCTGGCGGGGGTTCGGGTGCTGGAGTTGGGGCAGTTGCTGGCGGGGCCCTTTGCCGCCACCCTGCTGGGCTATTTCGGTGCCGAGGTGATCAAGGTGGAGCCGCCGGGCAGTGGGGATCCACTGCGCAAGTGGCGGGTGCTCGATGAGGGCACCTCCCTCTGGTGGCGCTCGCTGGCCCGCAACAAGAAGTGCATCACCCTCGACCTCAAGAGCGAACGGGGCCGGGAGCTGGTGCGCCAGCTGATCCTTGAATCCGATGTACTGATCGAGAACTTCCGCCCCGGCACCATGGAGCAGTGGGGGCTGGGGCCCGAGCAGTTTGAGCAGCGCCACCCTGAGCTGATCTACACCCGCATCTCCGGCTACGGCCAGGATGGCCCGATGGCCGCCAAGCCGGGGTTTGCCTCGGTGTGCGAGGGGTTCAGCGGCTTCCGCTACGTCAACGGTTTCCCGGACCAGGCGCCGGTGCGCCCCAACCTCAGCCTGGGGGATTCGCTGGCGGGGCTGCACGCCGCCTTCGGCATCCTGCTGGCGCTGTTGCAGCGTCGGCAGCCGGGGGGCAGCGGGCAGGTGGTGGATGTCGCCCTCTATGAGGCGATGTTCAACATGATGGAGGGGGTGATCCCCGAGTTCAGCGGCGCCGGCGTGGTGCGCGAGCCCTCGGGCACTACCGTCACCGGTATCGTGCCCACCAACACCTACCGCTGCGGTGACGGCAAGTACGTGGTGATCGGTGGTAACGGCGACTCCATCTTCCAGCGCCTGATGGAGGCGGTGGGGCAGCCGCAGTTGGCGAAGGACCCGCGCCTGGCCGACAACGCCGGCCGGGTGCGCCACGAGCAGGAGATCGACGCGGTGCTCTCGGCCTGGACCGGTGCCCACAGCAGCCAGCAGGTGCTGGCGGTGTTGGAGGAGGCGCGGGTGCCCTCGGGGCCGATCTACAACGTCGAGGATATGATGGCCGACCCCCAGTACCAGGCCCGCGGCCTGTTCGAGTCGGTCGAGATCAACGGCAAACCCCTCAAGATCCCGGCCCTGGTGCCGCGCCTGGCCAGTACCCCCGGCGAAACCCGCTGGCCCGGCCCCGAGCTGGGGAGCCACAACCAGGAGGTGCTGGGTGAGCTGCTGGGGCTGGATGCCGAAGCGCTGGCGGCGCTGGCCGCCGAGCGGGTGATCTAG